A part of Ziziphus jujuba cultivar Dongzao chromosome 8, ASM3175591v1 genomic DNA contains:
- the LOC107414981 gene encoding caffeic acid 3-O-methyltransferase: MGSTGETQMTPTQVSDEEANLFAMQLASASVLPMVLKSAIELDLLEIIAKAGPGAFVSPSDIASQLPTKNPDASVVLDRILRLLASYSILTYSLRTLPDGKVERLYGLGPVCKFLTKNEDGVSIAPLCLMNQDKVLMESWYYLKDAVLEGGIPFNKAYGMTAFEYHGTDPRFNKIFNKGMADHSTITMKKLLETYKGFEGLKTVVDVGGGTGAVLSMILSKYPSIKGINFDLPHVIEDAPAYPGVQHVGGDMFVSVPKGDAIFMKWICHDWSDEHCLKFLKNCYDALPENGKVILAECILPVAPDSSLAAKGVIHIDVIMLAHNPGGKERTEQEFEALAKGAGFQGFRVACNAFNTYVIEFLKKP; encoded by the exons ATGGGTTCAACAGGTGAGACCCAGATGACTCCAACCCAAGTCTCAGATGAAGAAGCAAATCTCTTTGCCATGCAATTGGCCAGTGCCTCTGTTTTGCCTATGGTTCTCAAATCAGCCATAGAGCTTGACCTCCTGGAAATCATCGCCAAAGCTGGTCCTGGTGCTTTTGTTTCACCTTCTGATATTGCCTCCCAGCTCCCCACAAAGAATCCTGATGCCTCTGTCGTTTTGGACCGTATTCTGCGTCTCTTGGCTAGCTACTCCATTCTCACCTACTCTCTGCGCACACTTCCTGATGGCAAAGTTGAGAGGCTTTATGGTTTAGGCCCTGTTTGCAAGTTCTTGACTAAGAATGAAGACGGTGTTTCTATTGCCCCTCTCTGCCTCATGAACCAGGACAAAGTACTCATGGAGAGCTG GTACTACTTGAAAGATGCAGTTCTGGAAGGCGGTATTCCATTCAACAAGGCATATGGAATGACTGCATTTGAATACCATGGCACAGATCCAAGATTCAACAAGATTTTTAACAAGGGAATGGCTGACCATTCTACCATTACTATGAAGAAGCTTCTCGAGACCTACAAAGGCTTCGAGGGCCTCAAGACAGTGGTTGATGTTGGTGGAGGTACTGGAGCAGTCCTTAGCATGATCCTCTCGAAGTACCCTTCGATAAAGGGAATCAACTTCGATTTGCCTCACGTTATTGAAGATGCTCCTGCATATCCTG GAGTGCAGCATGTTGGTGGAGACATGTTTGTCTCTGTTCCTAAAGGAGATGCAATTTTCATGAAG TGGATCTGCCACGATTGGAGCGACGAGCACTGcttgaaatttttgaagaacTGCTATGATGCGCTACCAGAGAACGGGAAAGTGATCTTGGCTGAATGTATCCTCCCTGTAGCACCAGACAGCAGCCTTGCCGCAAAGGGAGTAATCCATATTGATGTGATCATGTTGGCTCACAACCCAGGTGGGAAAGAGAGGACTGAACAGGAGTTTGAAGCCTTGGCAAAGGGAGCTGGATTCCAAGGTTTCCGAGTTGCATGCAACGCTTTCAATACTTATGTCATCGAGTTTCTCAAAAAACCTTGA
- the LOC125421463 gene encoding peroxidase 5: MSLKKLCYCLSLLLVMVFSCQNGTVHSQLEVGFYRNSCRFAEFIVRDEVRKAYRKDQGVVADLLRMHFHDCFVRGCDGSVLIDSTPTNKAEKDSPPNNPSLKGFDVLDNAKARLEAVCRGVVSCADIVAFAARYSVQIVFIISMDMYTGGLAYDVPAGRKDERISLASEALTNIPSPTFNLNQLTQSFASKGLTQEEMVTLSGN; the protein is encoded by the exons atgagTCTGAAGAAGCTATGTTATTGCCTATCTCTACTTCTGGTCATGGTTTTTTCATGTCAGAATGGTACTGTTCATTCTCAGCTTGAAGTGGGGTTCTATAGAAATTCATGCAGATTTGCTGAGTTCATCGTTAGAGATGAGGTTCGAAAAGCTTATAGGAAGGATCAGGGAGTGGTGGCCGATCTTCTTAGAATGCACTTTCATGACTGCTTTGTTAGA GGCTGTGATGGATCAGTGCTCATTGACTCAACTCCTACAAACAAAGCAGAGAAAGATTCTCCTCCAAATAACCCAAGTCTAAAAGGTTTTGATGTCCTTGACAATGCCAAAGCAAGACTAGAGGCTGTTTGCCGAGGCGTTGTTTCCTGTGCTGATATAGTCGCATTTGCAGCAAGATATAGCGTTCAAATA GTTTTCATAATCTCCATGGACATGTACACTGGAGGGCTTGCCTATGATGTTCCTGCTGGAAGGAAAGATGAAAGGATTTCATTAGCTTCAGAGGCATTGACAAACATACCTTCCCCAACATTCAATCTCAACCAGCTCACTCAGTCTTTTGCAAGCAAGGGTTTAACACAAGAAGAAATGGTTACACTTTCCGGTAATTAA
- the LOC107407048 gene encoding nascent polypeptide-associated complex subunit alpha-like protein 2 gives MSPAPVVEAAEAEPKLEEILYTDQTQKNPPQDKEETVVVEDVKDDDKDEDEDDDEDDDEDEDDDKEEGAQGTNGSSKQSRSEKKSRKAMLKLGMKPVTGVSRVTIKRTKNILFFISKPDVFKSPNSETYVIFGEAKIEDLSSQLQTQAAQQFRMPDMSSVTAKPDISAAAAGVQADEEDDEVDETGVEPRDIDLVMTQAGVSRNKAVKALQTHNGDIVSAIMELTT, from the exons ATGTCACCGGCACCAGTCGTCGAGGCCGCCGAGGCCGAGCCTAAACTGGAGGAAATTCTTTACACCGACCAAACCCAGAAGAACCCTCCTCAG GACAAAGAAGAGACTGTTGTGGTTGAGGACGTGAAGGACGACGACAAGGATGAAGACGAAGACGACGATGAAGACGATGATGAGGATGAGGACGATGATAAGGAAGAAGGGGCCCAAg GAACAAATGGGAGTTCCAAGCAGAGCAGAAGTGAGAAGAAAAGTCGCAAGGCAATGTTGAAACTGGGTATGAAACCGGTTACAGGTGTTAGCAGAGTCACCATCAAGAGAACCAAAAAT ATACTGTTTTTCATCTCGAAACCTGATGTTTTCAAGAGCCCGAATTCCGAAACCTATGTCATATTTGGAGAGGCAAAGATAGAGGATTTGAGCTCTCAGTTGCAGACACAAGCTGCCCAGCAGTTCAGGATGCCAGACATGTCTTCTGTGACAGCAAAACCTGACATTTCTGCAGCAGCTGCTGGAGTGCAGGCCGATGAAGAAGATGACGAAGTTGACGAAACAGGGGTGGAGCCTAGGGACATTGATTTGGTCATGACACAGGCTGGCGTGTCAAGGAACAAGGCTGTCAAGGCTCTTCAGACTCACAATGGGGACATTGTCAGTGCTATCATGGAGCTAACCACTTAA
- the LOC107414955 gene encoding RPM1 interacting protein 13 isoform X2 — translation MAKNNESGTIEISRSSSTEKERSVIRKSCSSEEEEEEGSPIRHILCLKRNDDLKRFEETEDCFILDFDPFEPPDISKVSVSSPTHDGVDVDADLAIVAVKGQVVVACRDYPHPRHLCQKFPFETTPHESCCELLLHASIGKSNHIVML, via the exons ATGGCGAAAAACAACGAGTCGGGGACGATTGAGATATCGAGGTCGTCGTCGACCGAGAAGGAGAGAAGTGTGATTAGGAAAAGTTGTTCGtcggaggaagaagaagaagaagggagtCCGATCAGACACATACTCTGTCTCAAGAGAAACGACGATTTGAAACGTTTCGAGGAAACCGAGGATTGTTTCATCTTAGATTTCGATCCCTTCGAGCCGCCTGATATTTCCAAGGTCTCTGTCTCAAGCCCCACTCACGATGGTGTTGATGTTGATGCTGACCTCGCCATTGTTGCTGTAAAAGGACAG GTGGTGGTGGCTTGTAGAGATTACCCACATCCAAGGCATCTTTGTCAGAAATTTCCCTTTGAAACAACACCCCATGAAAGCTGCTGTGAGCTG CTGCTCCATGCCAGTATTGGAAAGAGCAATCACATTGTCATGCTTTGA
- the LOC107414955 gene encoding RPM1 interacting protein 13 isoform X1: protein MAKNNESGTIEISRSSSTEKERSVIRKSCSSEEEEEEGSPIRHILCLKRNDDLKRFEETEDCFILDFDPFEPPDISKVSVSSPTHDGVDVDADLAIVAVKGQVVVACRDYPHPRHLCQKFPFETTPHESCCELCYCYVCDSAAPCQYWKEQSHCHALKNNGYWDNQRVLKKQQAVAR, encoded by the exons ATGGCGAAAAACAACGAGTCGGGGACGATTGAGATATCGAGGTCGTCGTCGACCGAGAAGGAGAGAAGTGTGATTAGGAAAAGTTGTTCGtcggaggaagaagaagaagaagggagtCCGATCAGACACATACTCTGTCTCAAGAGAAACGACGATTTGAAACGTTTCGAGGAAACCGAGGATTGTTTCATCTTAGATTTCGATCCCTTCGAGCCGCCTGATATTTCCAAGGTCTCTGTCTCAAGCCCCACTCACGATGGTGTTGATGTTGATGCTGACCTCGCCATTGTTGCTGTAAAAGGACAG GTGGTGGTGGCTTGTAGAGATTACCCACATCCAAGGCATCTTTGTCAGAAATTTCCCTTTGAAACAACACCCCATGAAAGCTGCTGTGAGCTG TGCTACTGCTATGTCTGCGATTCAGCTGCTCCATGCCAGTATTGGAAAGAGCAATCACATTGTCATGCTTTGAAAAACAATGGCTACTGGGACAACCAAAGGGTTTTGAAGAAACAGCAAGCGGTGGCTCGATGA
- the LOC107414954 gene encoding peroxidase 5 has product MSPNKSSCPSVVLVVIILSCQSVYSQLQVGFYSRSCSLAEFIVEDEVRKGFIRDTGVAAGLVRMHFHDCFVRGCDASVLIDSTASNTAERDAPPNNPSLRGFEVIDSAKARLEALCQGVVSCADILAFAARDSIEMTGGLGYDVPAGRRDGRISLASEANTNLPGPTLNVNQLTQFFANKGFTQEEMVTLSGGHTIGRSHCTSFSSRLYNFNATLNQDPSLDPIYAAQLKLQCPQGNTNPNLVVQMNPSSPTITDTGYYIDILAKRGLFESDQTLLSNAATANQVNQNARNPILWRSKFAAAMVKMGQLGVLTGSAGEIRGNCRVIN; this is encoded by the exons ATGAGTCCAAATAAGTCAAGTTGTCCGTCTGTAGTTCTGGTTGTGATAATTCTGTCATGTCAAAGTGTTTATTCTCAGCTTCAAGTGGGTTTTTATAGTAGATCATGTAGTTTAGCTGAATTTATTGTTGAAGACGAGGTTAGGAAAGGGTTTATCAGGGATACAGGAGTGGCTGCTGGACTTGTGAGAATGCACTTCCATGACTGCTTTGTTAGA GGGTGTGATGCCTCAGTGCTCATCGATTCCACTGCCTCAAACACAGCAGAAAGAGATGCTCCTCCAAATAATCCAAGTCTACGAGGATTCGAAGTCATTGACAGTGCCAAAGCTAGACTTGAAGCTCTATGTCAAGGTGTTGTTTCGTGTGCTGACATACTTGCATTTGCAGCGAGGGATAGCATAGAGatg ACTGGAGGGCTTGGTTATGATGTTCCTGCAGGAAGAAGAGATGGAAGAATATCATTAGCTTCGGAGGCCAATACAAACTTACCTGGTCCAACACTCAATGTAAACCAACTCACCCAATTTTTTGCAAACAAGGGCTTTACACAAGAAGAAATGGTTACCCTCTCCG GAGGACACACAATTGGGAGGTCACATTGCACTTCATTCAGCAGCAGATTGTACAACTTCAATGCAACATTAAATCAGGACCCAAGTTTAGATCCAATATATGCAGCTCAGTTGAAGCTACAGTGCCCTCAAGGCAACACAAATCCAAATCTAGTGGTTCAGATGAACCCTTCTTCTCCAACTATCACTGATACAGGATACTACATTGACATTCTAGCCAAGAGAGGCTTGTTCGAATCAGACCAAACTCTCCTCTCAAATGCAGCAACAGCAAACCAAGTGAATCAAAATGCTAGAAATCCTATCCTTTGGAGAAGCAAGTTTGCTGCTGCAATGGTTAAGATGGGTCAACTTGGTGTTCTCACTGGCAGTGCTGGTGAGATTCGAGGAAATTGCAGGGTCATTAATTAG